In Pseudomonas coleopterorum, the genomic window ATCGCCGAGTGCTTGGAGCTTTTGAAAAACTGGATCGTGAAACAAGCCTTGTCCGCCCGGCTTGACCAAAAAGAAGAACTGGGTCGGCTCACCCGTGAAGCGCTGCCCAATGTCGATGCTGGTCGTGTGATCGATCATCAGGCGGTCCAAGCATAGGCCGGGCGTCTAGAGACCGGTACCCCATCGCTGGTATCACGCTGACGGAGCTGCAATGGACCAGCTAGGCGGCTTAGGATCTGGCGTGGCTGCATAAATTTTTGGTTCTAGTAAATCGCCCGGTTGTTGCGCGCACGGTGCATTAGCTCACCGCCTCGCCTTCCTCACTGCTGACGAATCCGCACCTTGGTGAGCGCCATGACGAATTTGAGCCACGTGATATGCGTCGGTGGATGGTGGATGGTGGATGGTGGATGGTGGATGGTGGATGGTGGATGGTGGATGGTATGAGATCACAGGCGCCACTATCTACCTACTGCGGCTGTAGCACAGCTGAGAATGCCGCTCATGTTGTATGAAACTGCTATCCACCCATTGCGGACATTCCGGGCATGGCTTCAGATTGATCGCTGGTTCACCCGAGCAGATATGTGCTCGAAGTTTTCCTTGCGCTCCGAATAGCGGTCCACTAGTGATTCCTGGCGGTCACGCAGCATGATGGTGAGCCATACCATGTCCTCCGTGACATCCACCACGCGATCATTGTACGGCGAAAGCTTCATGCGCCCAACGTTATCGAACTCCAGATAAGCCTTGCGTACAGAGGACTGGTTCGGAACGGTGAACATCCACATCCAGCGCCCATGCACACGCAGCTGACTGACCACATTGAACGACTGCAAGCCGCCTCATACCTGCATTATTGCCAGGGTCTTGCCTTGGGTGAGGCGTAGCGCACCTGCCGCTAGAGATACCCAGTCTGTCTGCGCCTTGAGATCCGCAGACATCGCGTCATGGCGTTCTAGCCAAAGCCCCCATATTATCCCAACTTCATTTTACCGACTTCAACCTCTTGATTTTCGATTCTGCCAATTGTTGCTCAAGGAAATTTATCATTAAGTCTTTGGATCTAACCTCATCCGCGCAATCTCGCCGCACATCCTCCAGCTCAACAAGCAGTTCGGAGCATGCCTTAGTCAGAGCTGAAACAAGCTCTTTTTGATGAGTAAGTTGAGCCCTTAGCAGGTGGGCTTTCAGCTCCTGCTGCTTTTTAGGCTGTACGTCAGCACCGGAATTATGAAGTTTTATCAGCGCTACAATATCAGGATAATACTTATAAAAGGATGATCGACATAAATTCACAGATCGGGCCAACCCAGTGATGGTTATACCACCTTCAGCTTTGAGCGCCTCAAAAGACTTTAATATTAACTCGCGGCTACCTTTTCGCATGCTAATCCCTTCCGCTCGCAATGACGCTCAAAATTTGTTCAGCCTGCTGCAGTCTCACACTTAAGACATGACGCGTCTGATCTGGCAGCCCTGATAAAGACAACCATTTCAGACTATCGTCACGATACTGTTGCCACCAAATCTCGTGTTTGGGAGTTGCCAAGAAATTTGAGCAACGACCACAAACTTCAGGAGTTTTTTTCTCGGGATTGGGTTCCTCCTTACTCCCCTCGCAAGCGCTGAACTCCTGCTTATAGTTACAGGCACCCCATTGGCAAGGAATCAATTTCACTCCACGCCCTAGCAACAACAAAACGTCTTTAGTACTTCTAATCTCACCCGCAAACCTCACGATCGACTTGGATTTGAGATCTCCACCCTTGGTGGTGTAAATCATGTTGCTTTCAACCCCTACAAGATCAAGCATCGCCACTTCCATTTCCTGCGCAAGCTCATCTTTTACCAACCGACGAAATTCTGCGCCAGGTTTGGCATAACTAATATCGACGCTATAAGCCGAAGTATGGGAGTACTGCACCGCTAGATCACCTAAAGCAGATCGATCTCGCATCGCGACAAATCGAGCGAACAGTTTCCTTCCCATATGCGAATGTAAACTTCCATCCCAGCCAGTAGCTTCACTCAACCCAATAAACTTAGCGAACTTATTCAATCTGAGATTGAGTGAACAACCACTAAGAACGCTGAAACCGGCGCTCGAGAAGAATGGCCATAGGCTATCCCCAGGTGAAACCAACCATAGATTGTCCAAACCACTGCTCAATCGAGCAGGCGAAGACAATCGAATTAACGTTTGATAAGCCGTTACGGCTGCGCTTGATAGCACCCACGGGGCGTCCTCGCCTTGATCTCCATCACTTTTCTCAAGATCTGCCGAGTATCTCTTCTTCGATCTAGCCGCACTATAATAGTAGTATTCTTTCCCAGTATAGTGCTTCCTCTTATTTATACTGCCAACTTTAGCACGCCGTACTTCGCTCATGCGCGGGGCGGTTGTAAACGTGATCACAATGAAACAAGCTGTCTGAATGTGCCCCAAGAGTATCGCTACATCCTGCTGTCGACTGGCTTTCAGGGTATGCATGAACTGATCTGCTCCAGCACCACAGTCAAAGGCTTCATCTAAAATGGCTTTATCAGCATACCTCGCTACGGCACCTCTGCTTATCACCCCTTTGTATTTCATATGGTTAACTGCATCAATATACTTCTCATATATCCGTATAACACTTTCAGAAAAGCAGTCAATAAAATTCATAGCTTTCCTGAGCAAATAGAATGAAGCAGGATTAGGCGGAGCATCCCAAGCTCTCAAATCTTGACAAGCAAAAGAAGCTTTCTTGCGAACTTTTCTTGGAAAAGGCTCAGAGTCAAATCCATCACCCGTAAAGAGTGACAAACGATGAACTTGATTTATAATGAACATATACTGTTCTGCCGTTTTTTTACAAATTATCGCTTCACCGCTGGACAGAAATAGCTCACCTACTATTTTCTGCGCTTGCAAAGCCGTCATCGTAGCTAGCGCTGGAAAACCTCTCTGGAATGCGCAGAAGAAGAACCTTCGTATAGATTGAAGTTTCACCTTTGCCGTCGCTGGTGAATACGTAACACCTGCCAGACCGGAAAGCAGACATGCGATCACTAATTTTAGAAGTCGTGCGTAATGTGGAGAAAGCATATAAGGCGCCGTTAGCAAATCGGGCCAGTTGAATCGCGTCGGTCTGTCAGCGGTTGAGTCGCGACTTGGGTTTGCAAACACCCAAACATCATCATCAAACTTGAGTCCATATTTTGCCAGTCCTTCAGTAACAGTAGGATGCTGATGAGATAACGTATTAATTTTTCCCAATTCAGTACACCATCGGCAATTCTGGAGTCTGATCCATAATCTGCTTTGCGCGTTCAAGTATCGCACGCGAAATGCGCGGAATTATTTGTTCTGAAATGATAGAAAGTACTGGACGAAACACAGCTTCAAAGCGCATGACTTTATCGGCAGAAAGCTGGCTTTCTCGCTCCATCCTCTCAAGTGACAACTGGGTTTTTATTATCCTAGCAACAAATTTCGGATCGTCCACAACTACTAGAGCATTCGGACAAGTTGCGCACGAAAGAAATTCGAGACATTCCGTCCCTTTGACTGAGCTGGGAGCTTTCCCCTCTTTCGCGTCAACGCATGAGAACCCAAAAAGAGTTGAGTATTCTTCTTGACCCTCAGTCTCGCTAACAAGCGCTGCAGTAATCAATTCTCCCTGATAAACGGCTATTTTTTCATAACTATCCTGCTGTGTTTGCCTGCCATTCAAATAAAATCTTTTTGTGGTCGATAAATTCTTATGCTGCAAGTGTTTTCTGGCATGTTCTGCTGTCTTTTTAACTTTAATTAAATTTGAAACTGCCTTCCTTAAATCACTGAACGTAAAATACGAAAAGCCATATTGCTCCCTGAAGTCAGAAAGATAATCATGGAGCGACTGCACACAGAATCGTCTTGCGACATGACCTGTACGTGTCAAAAACAAAATGCGCTCATCACCGAATTGAGCCAGACCTCTACAAGGCTCGGTTAAAGAGCGTATTAATTCAACCAAGCTTAGGACCGAGTATTTTCCTGCTTTGGAGAAGGAGAGTTGCTGTTCCCTGCCTGACCTCCCCTTAGTCCATCGAATAAAGAATCTAGTCTCGTCCACAGGATCATCCTCACAACAGTCTATTTTCATCTCCATAATCGCAACTGGATTTGCAGCTAGCTCTACCAAAAGTAAAATATATAGCGGCAGTGCCGCTCTATAAGTCAACTCTCGAAAACGTCGAAACTCGCGTAGACTGATGCTATTTATGGTTCTACCAATTTTTGCTCGTATCTCTTCTCGACTCCAGACATTCTCTCTCGCTGCGCTAATAAGAAACGATATAACTTCAACATCTTCCACAGTCAATTCAGGGTGCGATACAGACTCACCTTTCTCGATAGCACGGCTAACCGCAAAATCCCGCCTTATACCCGCAACCTCCTTCTTGCAGACTGCGACTATCTTCTGCAACTCATCAATCGAAATGTCATTATCTCGATTATTGTTACGCTCACGGGCAAAGTCGAATACCTGAATTATTTGACGCACCCAAAAAACAGATTCACTAGTTTCTGAAAGCCAACAAATCAGCCGGCGGCAAAAGTTATAATGTGATCCATTGGTTTTCTTTAGCCTGCTACCACTTGCCAGAAACTTAGCAAACCCCGCAAGCACATCATTACAGCCGTCATCCAGCGATAGACTCCGCTCGATAATGCTAGCGCAAAGTAGCTTTGTCGACCTCCAAGCCTGCCTCCTGCTTCTAGGATGATAGTGCCCTGTTAGCTCTATAAATGCGCCGCTAATGTCTTTCGCAATCTTGTTGTCCAGCCCTTCCATAGCAAAGCTGTAGATCTCCCAACGCTTTCGCTCCGGATCGTAAAACTTAGCTATAAGCATGCTGTTCATGCGCCCCTCACAACTTCGCTAGCCAGCTCTTCGAGGAGCGCAAGCACATCGCTATTAGTGGAAACTATTGAGTCAAGGTAATCTTCCGTAGTTTCTGAAGAAGCGTGATTCAGAAATCCTTGCATAACCTTTATTGAGTCCAGATCCTTGCATGATGGAGATGTCGCTATCTTCCTCTCCACCACAGTCGCAAATGTATTTCGCGCCTGATGGGGATTGATATTGATATTTATCGCAGAGCACGCTCGCTTAAACGCAGAGTAATAGCAACTATAGGAGACTGCTTCTCCCGCACGATTCAAGAAAAGCTCT contains:
- a CDS encoding CopG family ribbon-helix-helix protein; the encoded protein is MATPAKDRSVTAHFPLELAERVDEIAECLELLKNWIVKQALSARLDQKEELGRLTREALPNVDAGRVIDHQAVQA